In the Salinisphaera sp. T31B1 genome, one interval contains:
- the rpsJ gene encoding 30S ribosomal protein S10, whose amino-acid sequence MAASQNIRIRLKAFDHRLIDKSAREIVETAKRTGAQVHGPIPLPTRKERYTILISPHVNKDARDQYEIRTHKRMMDIVEPTEKTVDALMKLDLAAGVDVQIKLQ is encoded by the coding sequence ATGGCAGCTAGTCAGAATATTCGTATCCGACTCAAGGCGTTCGATCACCGTTTGATCGACAAGTCCGCCCGCGAGATCGTCGAGACCGCCAAGCGCACGGGGGCCCAGGTTCACGGGCCGATTCCCCTGCCGACGCGCAAGGAGCGGTACACGATCCTGATTTCACCGCACGTCAATAAGGACGCACGGGATCAGTACGAGATCCGTACGCACAAGCGGATGATGGATATCGTGGAGCCGACGGAGAAGACCGTCGACGCGCTCATGAAGCTCGATCTGGCTGCGGGCGTGGACGTCCAAATTAAATTGCAGTAA
- the rplC gene encoding 50S ribosomal protein L3 — MAIGLVGRKRGMSRVFDENGVSVPVTVVEVEPNRVVQKKDVDTDGYRAVQVTTGERRASRVTQARAGHFKKAGVEAGRGLWEFRVDGEWPTIPGAAPQPTGDDEQPAEAEQVEIEVGGELTVSLFSEGQIVDVVGRSIGKGYGGVIKRHNFRSQRMTHGNSKAHRAPGSIGQNQSPGHVFKGKKMSGQLGNVRTTVQNLRVVRVDAERNLILIQGGIPGAKGGDVIIAPAVKKAG; from the coding sequence ATGGCTATTGGATTGGTGGGTCGCAAGCGCGGCATGTCTCGCGTGTTCGACGAAAATGGCGTATCCGTGCCCGTTACGGTCGTCGAAGTCGAGCCGAATCGCGTTGTACAGAAGAAAGACGTGGATACAGACGGCTATCGTGCCGTTCAGGTCACCACGGGTGAGCGTCGCGCGAGCCGTGTCACACAGGCGCGTGCCGGCCATTTCAAGAAGGCGGGCGTAGAAGCCGGTCGCGGGCTGTGGGAGTTCCGGGTCGACGGGGAATGGCCGACCATTCCCGGCGCCGCTCCGCAGCCGACCGGTGACGACGAGCAGCCCGCCGAGGCCGAGCAGGTCGAGATCGAGGTTGGTGGCGAGCTGACCGTCAGCCTGTTCTCGGAAGGGCAGATCGTCGACGTGGTTGGCCGTTCGATCGGCAAGGGCTACGGCGGCGTGATCAAGCGTCACAACTTTCGCTCGCAGCGCATGACGCACGGCAACTCGAAGGCGCACCGTGCGCCGGGCTCGATTGGTCAGAACCAATCGCCGGGCCATGTGTTCAAGGGCAAGAAGATGTCGGGCCAGCTGGGTAACGTGCGCACGACCGTGCAAAACCTGCGCGTCGTTCGTGTCGACGCCGAGCGGAACCTCATCCTGATTCAGGGTGGTATTCCGGGTGCCAAGGGTGGCGACGTAATCATCGCGCCCGCGGTCAAGAAAGCCGGCTAG
- the rplD gene encoding 50S ribosomal protein L4: MELNLATGGKSVSVSDEIFARPFNETLVHQIVTAYLAGGRAGTKGQKNRAAVRGGGKKPWRQKGTGRARAGTIRSPIWAGGGVTFAAVPRDHSQKVNRKMYRAGMRSILSELVRQERLSVIESLALEARSTKGLLKVLADQDIEPRGLLVVNEVDDKIGYSANNVVGLDVVTVSGLDPVVLVGADKVIITEEALRTIEERLA; this comes from the coding sequence ATGGAACTCAATCTAGCAACAGGTGGCAAGTCGGTCTCCGTCTCGGACGAGATCTTTGCACGCCCGTTCAACGAAACGCTGGTGCATCAGATCGTCACGGCCTATCTGGCCGGTGGTCGTGCAGGCACCAAGGGCCAGAAGAACCGCGCCGCGGTTCGGGGCGGCGGCAAGAAGCCGTGGCGGCAGAAGGGTACCGGTCGTGCTCGCGCCGGTACGATTCGCAGCCCGATCTGGGCTGGCGGTGGCGTGACCTTCGCGGCGGTACCGCGGGATCATTCCCAGAAGGTCAATCGCAAGATGTATCGCGCCGGCATGCGCTCGATTCTGTCGGAGCTGGTGCGTCAGGAGCGGCTGAGCGTCATCGAGTCGCTTGCGCTGGAAGCGCGCAGCACGAAGGGTCTGCTCAAGGTGCTGGCGGATCAGGATATCGAGCCGCGAGGGCTGCTGGTGGTCAATGAGGTCGACGACAAGATCGGCTATTCCGCCAACAATGTGGTGGGGCTGGATGTTGTGACCGTCAGTGGACTGGACCCGGTGGTTCTGGTCGGCGCGGACAAGGTCATCATTACCGAGGAAGCCCTGCGCACGATCGAGGAGCGTCTGGCATGA
- the rplW gene encoding 50S ribosomal protein L23, protein MNQERIFQILRAPHISEKASVVGDANNQVVFEVARSASKPEIAAAVAALFDVKVEGVTTSNVKPKQKRFRGRPGVRAGWKKAYVTLADGEEIDFLDGATQ, encoded by the coding sequence ATGAATCAGGAACGTATCTTTCAGATTCTTCGTGCTCCGCACATCTCCGAGAAGGCGAGTGTGGTCGGAGATGCGAATAACCAGGTGGTCTTCGAGGTGGCTCGCAGCGCGAGCAAGCCGGAGATTGCCGCGGCAGTCGCTGCGCTGTTCGACGTCAAGGTCGAGGGTGTGACGACAAGCAATGTGAAGCCCAAGCAAAAGCGGTTTCGCGGTCGCCCCGGTGTTCGCGCCGGCTGGAAGAAGGCTTATGTGACGTTGGCCGACGGCGAGGAAATCGATTTCCTCGACGGCGCCACGCAATAA
- the rplB gene encoding 50S ribosomal protein L2, whose amino-acid sequence MALKKAKPTSAGRRFVVSVKNSALHNGKPESSLVVKKSKQGGRNNNGRITVRHRGGGHRQHYRLVDFKRDKDGVPAKVERLEYDPNRSANIALLLYADGERRYIIAPRGVDEGAAIMSGPQSPIRPGNALPLASIPVGTTVHCVEMRPGKGAQMARSAGAAVQLAARTGEYAVIRLKSGETRRVHVNCRATVGEVGNYEHSLRQLGKAGAKRWRGRRPTVRGVAMNPVDHPHGGGEGRTSGGRHPTSPWGWKTKGFKTRSNKRTDGMIVRRSSKRKKR is encoded by the coding sequence ATGGCCCTCAAGAAAGCCAAGCCGACATCCGCGGGACGCCGGTTCGTTGTCAGCGTGAAGAACAGTGCGCTGCATAACGGCAAGCCCGAATCTTCGCTGGTAGTGAAGAAGAGCAAACAGGGTGGTCGCAACAACAACGGTCGCATCACCGTGCGTCATCGCGGCGGTGGCCATCGTCAACATTACCGCCTGGTCGACTTCAAGCGCGACAAGGATGGGGTGCCGGCCAAGGTCGAGCGGCTGGAATACGATCCCAATCGTAGTGCGAACATCGCCTTGCTGCTGTACGCCGATGGCGAGCGCCGCTACATCATTGCGCCGCGCGGCGTTGACGAGGGTGCCGCGATCATGTCCGGCCCGCAGTCGCCGATCCGCCCGGGAAATGCGCTGCCGCTGGCCAGCATTCCGGTCGGGACGACCGTCCATTGCGTCGAAATGCGCCCCGGCAAGGGTGCGCAGATGGCGCGCAGCGCCGGGGCGGCGGTTCAGCTGGCCGCCCGTACCGGTGAGTACGCCGTGATTCGCTTGAAGTCGGGCGAAACCCGCCGTGTGCACGTCAACTGTCGCGCAACGGTCGGCGAAGTCGGCAACTACGAGCACAGTCTTCGTCAACTCGGCAAGGCTGGTGCGAAACGCTGGCGCGGTCGTCGTCCGACGGTGCGTGGTGTGGCCATGAACCCGGTCGATCATCCGCACGGTGGTGGTGAGGGTCGTACCAGCGGTGGCCGCCATCCGACGAGCCCGTGGGGTTGGAAGACCAAGGGCTTCAAGACGCGATCGAACAAGCGTACCGACGGCATGATCGTTCGTCGCAGCAGCAAGCGTAAGAAGCGGTAA
- the rpsS gene encoding 30S ribosomal protein S19 encodes MPRSIKKGPFVDLHLAKKVEQASGSSTKRPIKTWSRRSMVTPDMIGLTISVHNGRQHVPVFVSENMVGHKLGEFSPTRTFKGHLGDRKG; translated from the coding sequence ATGCCACGTTCTATTAAAAAAGGCCCGTTTGTGGACCTGCATCTTGCCAAGAAGGTTGAGCAGGCCTCGGGCAGCAGCACCAAGCGGCCGATCAAGACCTGGTCGCGTCGGTCCATGGTCACGCCCGACATGATCGGCTTGACGATCTCCGTGCACAACGGACGTCAGCATGTGCCGGTGTTCGTGTCGGAAAACATGGTTGGCCACAAGCTCGGCGAGTTCTCGCCGACGCGGACCTTCAAAGGTCATCTGGGCGACCGCAAGGGATAA
- the rplV gene encoding 50S ribosomal protein L22 produces the protein MESFAKLRFARISPQKARLVADEVRGMPVERALETLQFSTKKAAHIVRKLLESAVANAEHNEGADIDELKVSVIMIDEGPTMKRMKPRARGRADRIFKRTSHLTIRVADK, from the coding sequence ATGGAATCTTTCGCCAAACTGCGTTTCGCGCGCATTTCGCCTCAGAAGGCGCGGCTCGTCGCTGACGAAGTTCGCGGCATGCCGGTTGAGCGCGCACTTGAGACGCTGCAGTTCTCGACCAAGAAGGCGGCGCATATCGTGCGCAAGCTTCTGGAGTCTGCGGTTGCCAACGCCGAGCACAACGAAGGCGCGGACATCGACGAGCTCAAGGTGTCGGTCATCATGATCGATGAAGGGCCGACGATGAAGCGGATGAAGCCGCGTGCTCGTGGCCGCGCGGACCGGATTTTCAAGCGTACGAGTCATCTGACGATTCGTGTCGCGGACAAGTAA